The Sinorhizobium fredii USDA 257 region CCGAGACTGATCACGCAATCACTGAGCAGAACCGTCGCGGTATCACCCGTCCGTCACACAATCGGGGATCATATTCGATCGCCGCCAGTTGTGTTCCGGATATGACCCTCGGTTGGAGAAGGCCGGCAGAAATGCAGAATGGTCGAAACATCCTGATCCTGAATGGCGGCTCTTCTAGTCTGAAGTTTGCCGTCTGCGAAAGTGCGCGTCGTGACTCATGGACGTCGCGCGGCCGGTTCGAGCGCATAGGCACGTCAGACACGCTCTTCATCGTAACGGAAGGCCGGACGGAGAGCCGCCGCGACGCCGGCTCGATCAATCATGGCACCGCCACGAGCTTCCTGCTTGATTGGTTGGAGAAACGTCTCGGGCTCGCATCGATCGCCGCCGTCGGGCACCGGGTCGTGCACGGTGGGCTCAAATATCAGGCACCCGAAGTCATCGACGATTCTATGATCGCCGAACTTCGTCGGCTGCGGCCATTTGCCCCCGAACATCTACCGACGGAACTTGACGTCATCTCGGCCTGCACAAAGCGTCTTGAAAAGGTTCTCCAGGTCGCCTGTTTCGACACCGCCTTCCACCGGGACATGCCGGCCGTCGCACGCGTCCTTCCTCTTCCAAGACGGTTCAATGCGGAGGGGGTCCTGCGATACGGCTTTCACGGCATCTCCTACACCCACATTCTGGAAAGCTTGCGCACCAGTGCTCCCGAACTGGCGTCAAAGGGGCGTCTGATCTTCGCGCATCTTGGTAACGGGGCAAGCCTCGCCGCGATCAAGGACGGCAGAAGCATTGATACGACGATGGGGTTTACGCCGGCGGCGGGTATTCCGATGAGCACGCGGTCCGGCGATCTCGATCCCGGCATCTTCCTTTACCTGCTAACAAACTCAGGCGTCGACGCGACCGGTTTCGACCGAATGATCAACCATCATTCGGGCCTCCTGGGCATATCCGAAACGAGTGGCGATCTGCGCGATCTGCTCGACCGCGAGGAAAGCGATGGCAGAGCGGCCGAGGCGGTGGCCCTCTTTTGCTACAGCGTCAAAAAGCAGATCGGTGCCTATGCGGCGGCGTTGGGTGGACTCGATCTTCTGGTTTTCACCGGAGGCATCGGGCAGCATTCGCCGGTGATCCGCAAACGGATCTGCGACGGCCTTGGCTTTCTGGGTATCGAACTCGATCCGGCGCTCAATGCCTCCGCCAAGCCAGTCATCTCTGCCGCCGGAACCGGCGTAGAGGTTCGCGTGGTCGCCGCCGACGAGGAAGCTGTCATCGCAGCAGCAGTCAACGATATTCTCACCAGGAAGGAGACCTCCCGATGACCGGCCCCCTGTCGCCAGACCTTCTGGAGCGGATGGACGCCTATTGGCGAGCCGCCAACTACCTTTCCGTAGGGCAAATCTATCTCCGCGACAATCCGCTCCTGAAGGAAAAGCTCACGCTCGCACATGTAAAGCCGCGCCTGCTCGGCCACTGGGGCACGACTCCGGGATTGAATTTCCTGTATGTCCACCTCAATCGGCTGATCCAGGCACATGACCTGAACATGATCTATGTCACGGGTCCGGGTCACGGAGGTCCCGGTCTCGTTGCAAACACTTATCTCGAGGGCACCTATTCCGAACTCTATCCGGAAGTCAGCCCGGACGAGGCCGGGCTGAAGAGGCTCTTCACGCAGTTTTCCTACCCCGGCGGCATACCGAGCCATGTTGCAGCAGAGGTTCCAGGATCGATAAACGAAGGCGGCGAGCTTGGCTATTGCCTCATGCATGCCTATGGCGCGGTCTTCGACAATCCCGACCTCATCGCAGCCTGTGTCGTGGGCGACGGAGAGGCAGAGACAGGAGCGCTCGCGACGAGCTGGCACTCCAACAAGTTCCTCAACCCGGCGCGCGACGGGGCGGTTCTGCCGATCCTTCATCTTAACGGCTACAAGATCGCCAATCCCACGGTTCTTGCACGCATCAGCCACGAAGAGCTGGAGGCTCTGTTTAGAGGCTATGGCTACCAACCGCTGTTTGTAGAGGGGGCTGATCCGCGGCAGATGCATCAGGATATGGCGGCGGCACTCGACAAGGCTCACGGAAGAATTGCCGAGATCCAGCGGCAGGCGGGCAGTGCGGGATTTTCCGGTCGCCCTGCCTGGCCCATGGTCGTGCTCCGCTCTCCCAAGGGCTGGACGGGGCCGCGGGAAGTCGACGGCAAGAAGACCGAGGGCTCCTGGCGCTCGCACCAGGTGCCGCTTTCAAAGCTGGCAGAAGTGCCGGAACACCTCGGAATTCTCGAGGAGTGGCTCAAGAGCTATCGCCCGTGGGAGCTGTTCGACGAGAGCGGCCGACTTCGCGCCAATTTGCGGGACCTCGCGCCAAGGGGCGAACGCCGCATGGGAGCGAATCCGCACGCCAATGGCGGCCTTCTCCTTAAAGATCTCAACCTGCCGGATTTTCGCCGCTACGCGGTGGAGATCAATGGTCCGGGAGCCGAGACGGCGGAGTCGACCCGCATCGCCGGCCTTTATCTCCGTGATGTCATGAAACTCAACGAGAAAGAGCGGAACTTCCGGATCTTCGGGCCGGACGAAACGGAGTCAAATCGCCTGTCGCCGGTTTTCGAGGTAACAACTCGCGCCTTCACCGGCGAGATATTGGATAGCGACACGCAGCTATCTCCTGACGGCAGAGTGATGGAAGTGCTGAGCGAGCATCTCTGCCAAGGCTGGCTCGAGGGTTACCTGCTGACAGGTCGGCACGGCTTCTTCTCGTGCTACGAGGCCTTCATCCACATCGTTGATTCCATGTTCAACCAGCACGCAAAATGGTTGAAGGTCTGTCAGGACATCCCCTGGCGTAGGCCAATTGCGTCGCTCACTTACCTGCTGACCTCCCACGTCTGGCGTCAGGACCATAACGGCTTTTCACATCAGGACCCCGGTTTCATCGATCATGTGGGCAACAAGAAGGCCGACATCATTCGTGTCTACCTGCCACCCGACGCCAATACGCTTGTCTCGGTGGTTGACCACTGCCTCCGGAGCCGCGACTACATCAACGTGATCGTCGCCGGCAAACAGCCTGAACTGCAGTGGATGGACATGGACGCGGCCGTGGCGCACTGCCGGACCGGCCTCGGCGTATGGCATTGGGCCTCAAATGACGACGGCAATCCCGACGCCATAGTCGCCTGCGCCGGCGATGTCCCGACCATGGAAGCACTCGCGGCCGTGATGATCCTGCGGGAAGCATTTCCTTCGCTGCGATTGCGGGTCGTCAATGTCGTGGACATCATGGCGCTGCAAGCGCCCAGCCAGCACCCCCACGGTATCGCGGACGAGATGTTCGATCAGATGTTTACCCACGATAAGCCCGTTATCTTTGCCTATCACGGCTATCCCTCTCTCGTTCACCGGCTGACCTACCGCCGCACCAACCATGCCAACTTCCATGTACACGGCTACCAGGAGGAAGGTACTACGACGACGCCCTTCGACATGGCCGCTCTCAACGGACTTGACCGTTTCCATCTCGCCAAGGCGGTGGTCGACCGTGTTCCTTCCCTGGCCGCAGCGCGGGAGGGCTTCGCTCGTTTCGTCGAGGGCAAACTCGCGGAACACGACGCCTACATCCGCGAGAATGGAGAAGACCTGCCGGAGATTCGAAATTGGCAATGGTCGGCCTCCGAAGCGTCGTGACGACGGCAGTTGAACGACGCCGCGCTTGATTTGCATCAAGGTGGGTTTTCTCGGCTGGCGTATCTTTGAGGTGAATAGTTTCGCGAACGTGGAGGAGAAGCGAAATGGCGACACTGCGAACGGTACTGCTGGCGACTTCACTGCTCATGCTCGCGACGCCAGCCTTTGCCGAGGACGCACATCATCCCGAGGGCACAACCGGGCAGGCGAGTGAAGAAGCCGCGCAGCAGCTTCCCGCTGCCAACCCGAGCGCTCCGATGCCGAGCGGCATGATGTGCGGTGACATGATGGGCGGCATGATGCGAATGATGGCCGGCGGACAAGATTCGATGGGTATGATGACCGGTCAGGCACCTTTGGGGCAGACCGGCATGGGTGCGATGGCCCAGATGATGGCTCCCGAACACATCGAGGGACGTGTCGCGTTCCTGAAAACGGAACTCAAGATAGTCCCTGAGCAGGAGACATTGTGGAACGCGTTTGCCGAGGTTCTGCGTGCCAACGCCCGCGGCGCTCCGGACGGCATGATGCAGACGCCGCGGGGAATGGCAGGTCCCGCTGGAGCAGCCGCGACCCCTTTGCAGCATGTTGAACTGAGCGAAAGCGCCCTGGCCGGCAGGCTCGAAAGCGTGCGGAAGCTAAAAGCCGCGCTCGCTCCTCTCTATCGGTCGCTCAACGGAGCGCAGAAACAGATGGCCGACAGGCTGCTTGTGCCTCCGATGATGGGGATGATCTAACCGACGCAGGTGAGGAGTTGATTCCGATAAGAACGCGTCACGGTACTTTGCGTCAACGACGAGTTCGCAGCGAGAGAACTACTTGCTCGTGGCGATCGGCTCACCGCTCGGTGACCGAGGCCGTTGCCGATTTTGCCGGCTCAGCCAACGTCACTGGTTAACATCCTGTGTGAGCATCCGCTCTGGGGCAATACCGGACATCCCCGGAGCTATCGGCGAGCGTCCGCAACGGGTCGGAAGCTGAAGCTTGTTTTCGCTTGGCCGAGTTAGGATCAGCTCTGTTGCCGTTTGGGGACCATATCAGGCCGGCTGCAACTCTCCCTTTCGGGCTTCTGGGCCGCCCTCATCGCCGCCGTCTTCCTGCCATCAGCCCTGCCAGTCTTCCCCGAGTGCGTCCTTCGCCTGTAGAACTCAAGGCGGGTTATGAACCGCTGGAGCCACTAGTGTTTGCTGATGCCACTTTCTGTCGGCGGATATTCGGCGATATCGCGTTGGCAGTCCTCGATCAGCCTTCTCATCTTCTCTTTGTCGGCCATGATCTGTATCCCTTGATCGGTCAATGCGAGGGGAGGTTCCCGCCCTTGTCGCATCTCGGTCGGCTCCTATCCTCTCAGCAAATCAAGATCCTGGTCATCGAAGTCGGACAAAGGTGTGGAGAACAGAACAAAACGCGAATTGTTTGTCGCCTCGACTCAACCGCTGACGTATGAAGACAGGTCAATGCTCGAGGTACTACATTGGCCTATCGCTTCCTGCATACCGCCGACATCCATCTTGACTCGCCTCTGAAAACGCTGGCTCTCCGTAATTCCGAACTTTCCGATTTGATCGGAGTGGCGACGCGGCGGGCGTTCATCCGCGTGGTCGATCTTTGCCTAGAAGAGCGGGTGGACGCGCTCGTTCTCGCAGGCGACCTGTACGATGGCGATCAGACGTCGATGAAAACGGCTCGCTTCCTCGCCGAGCAGCTTCGGCGTCTTCACGAGGCGGGCATTCGAACGTTCATCATCCGTGGCAATCACGACGCCCTGTCGAAAATCACGGCCGAGCTCCTGATGCCGGAGACGGTCAAGGTGTTCGGCGCGAGCGCAGAAGCGGTCGCGATCGACCGCGGCGCCGGCAACTTTCCGGTAGCGATCCACGGCCTCAGCTTCGCAAAGCCGCACGCCCCGCAGAGCCTGCTTCGGCACTACGCTCTTCCCGTCCCGGACGCGGTCAACATCGGCATCATGCATACGAGCCTAGGTGGATCGGAGAAGCACGACCCCTACGCTCCGTGCAGTGTCGCTGACCTGCAGCAGAGCGGGTTCCGCTACTGGGCGCTGGGTCATATCCACAAACGGTCGGTCGTCGAAGACGCCGCCTCCGTCATCGTGATGCCTGGCATGCCGCAGGGGCGCGATATCAACGAGGACGGACCCAAATCGGTGTCCCTCGTGACGATCAAAGACGACCGTTCGGTGATCGTCGAGGAGCGGCACACGAGCGTCGCACAGTTCGAGCGTCTCGTCGTCGATGCCTCGCACGTGTCGGAGTGGAAGGACATGATCGCCCAGATCTCGACCGGCCTTGAGGCGCTGCGCTCGACATTCGCCGCTGATCACCTTGTGGTGCGCATCCAGCTCCATGGTTCCGACGAGCTTGCCTGGCGCATTCGTCGCGATGTGGATCTCCTTCGCACGGAGATGGAAACGCGCGGCTCGATGATCGGCAACGTCTGGATCGACAAGGTGCAGACCGCGTGCTCCGCACCCGGTGGGATCGGCTGCGGGGCAGGCGCCCTCTCAGAATTGGCGTCGATCATAGACGGCGAGGTCAGCAGTTCGACAGCCTATCATCAGGAACTCATTTCGATAGCGGAAGAGCTTCGCGCCCAGCTTCCGGCCGAACTCCGCGACATATTTGGGACGGACGAAGCGTCCTTCAAAGATGTGCTTGCCAACATTGCTCGGGACGGTTCGTCCGAAGTAGTGGCGCGCTTGCGTGGCGCCGTGGGAGAATGAATGCGCATAAACCGGCTCGATCTCGCTCGCTACGGCAAGTTCACGGACGGGGTCCTGGACTTCGGCTCACGGCCCGTCGGTTCGCCCGACCTGCACATCATCTACGGCCCCAACGAAGCCGGAAAGTCCACGACGTTCGATGCGATCGTGGATCTCATCTTCGGCATCGGCGGCTCAAGCAAGTACGGCTTCTTGCATCCTTACCCGACCATGCGTATCGGAGCGGACATCAACGTCGCCGGAAGAGATCGCGAGTTCGTCCGTATAAAGAGGCCTCAGAACAGCCTCCTCGACGGCATGGAGCGGATCCTTCCTGACGCAGACATCAGGGCGGATCTCGGGGGCATCGACCGGGACGCGTTCACCACGATGTTCTCGCTCGACGACGATACCCTGGAGAAGGGCGGGGAAGGGATCGTTGCCAGCAAGGGAAATCTCGGAGAACTGCTTTTCTCCGCGAGCGCGGGTCTTTCGGATCTGAGCCGGCAGTTGACCGCTATTCGCGCAGAGGCCGACGGCTTCTACAAGTACCGCGCAAAGAGCGGCGCACTTGGCGAGCTCAAGACGCGGCTGGCCGAACTGAAGCAAAAGCGCGATGCGCTCGATCTGCAGGCGAGCGACTATCAGCGACTCGTCATCGAGCGCGATCGGCTGGCCCGTCTGTATGATGAGGCGATCGACGCGAGGGCAGGGACGCAGCGAAGGATCGACGAGATCAGACGCATTCTGAACGCGCTGCCCGCCATGGCTCGCCTCAGGACGCTGAAGGACCACCTTACCAGCCTCGAGGTGGTTCCCGAGCCGCCTGAGGCATGGCGACAGGAAATCTCCGAGCTCAAGGGCAAAGAGATCGAACTGCGAGTGAAGCTGCAGGACGTTTCCCGTTCGATTGCCTCCGTCGAGGAGGAAATCTCGGGCATCGCCGTCGACCCCCTCGCTTTGGCGGCGGCTGCGCAAGTCGAGGAGCTTTCGGAGCTTAGAGCGCGTTATGTGACCGCTGGAAAGGACATACCCAAGCTGTCGGCTCGTGCGGCCGAGCTGTCGATCGAAAGCATTCTTCTTCAGCTAGGCAGGCCGAGTGAACAATCTCCAAAGCGCCTTGTTCTCGACGCCCCCACAGTCGGCTCCCTCCGAGCGCTCATCGGCTCGAAGTCGGGCGTCGACGCAACGCGCCTCGCAGCACAGCGGGAGCTCGCAAGGGTCGAAAGTGCCCTCGCACAGGAGTCCGAGGCTGGAGTCGATGCCGACCTTCTGATCCCGCCGGAGCGAGCCAAGGCGTTGGAAGCGCTCCAGACAACTATCAAGGTTGCGCCGAAATCGGATCAGGAAATGGCGCTACGGTCTCTGTCGCGGCGACGCGATGCTGCGTCGGCAGCGCTGTCGGAGGTCCTGGCTGGTTTGCACCCTTGGCGAGGCACCGCGGAAGAGCTTGCGTCGCTTGCCCGTCCGTTGGCTTCAAGGCTGGAAGGTTGGAAGTCAAGTTTCTCGAGCGTTGATGAGCAGCAGCGCGCATCGAGAGCGGAGCTGGAGCGGCTTGAGCCGGAGACACGGCGGCTGGACGCTGAGATCGAAGTTCTGCGCGAACAGGCCGGAAACATAGACGAGGCGACTGCGGCCGGCAGCCGCGCCGCGCGTGAGAAAGCGTGGACGGCGCATCGGCAGCTACTGGACGCAGCATCCGCCGAAGCCTTCGAAGCAGCGATGCGGGCCGACGATCAAATCGTCGCGCAGCGGCTCATTCACTTCGCGGAGATGAGCAGGCTGAACCAGCTTCTGCAACGTCGTGCCGTGGTCGAAGCGGACATTCAAAGCCACCAGAAAATTCTCGGGACCGCGGCGTCGAGGATGGAAGCCCTGCGGTCGGAAATCGAACAATCCTTCGGAGAGATGGCCTCGGGCGGCCCTCCAGTCTACGATCCCTGGGAGCTCGAAGAATGGCTCCGCATGCGGGACGCGGCGCTGAAAGCCAAGGGCGAACTGGCGGCGATCGAGCAGGAGATCGCCGAAGTTCGCGATCAGGTCGAACACGCGAAGCGATTGCTGGCGGAGGCGCTGACCAACGCGAAGATCACTTTCCATCCGAACGCCGACATTGCGGCGCTGGTTTCCGTGGCGGAGGAAGCGGTGGATGCTTACCAGAATGCCGCGAGCGCGGTCGCGAATGTCGAGCGGCTACGGAACGATATCGCCGAACGGAAGCGTATCCTGCAGCAGGCCGACGACACTGCCAAAGCATGGCTGGCGGAATGGGAGGCCGTCTGCGGCGCATGCTGGCTTCGCGAGCTTGGGCCCGTTCCCAACGTCGGCGCCGTTGCCGAAATCCTGTCAGTTCTCGAGCGGCTTTCGTCGGCGGTCGGGGAGAGGGAAGGGTTGATCGACCGCGTCCAGAAGATGGAGAAGGACAGGGCCGTCTTCGAGTCGAGGGTGCGCGAGTTGTCCGACGCGCTCGGTTTATCTCCGGACGAGACGCCGTTCGCGCTCTTCCAGGCAATCTCCGACAAGGCCAGGACTGCGGGCTTGAACTTGGATCGTCGCGAAAAGCTTCAACGCGATCTCGCCGACATCCGAAGAGAGGAGCATGACCTAAACGTCGCGCACGAACTGCTCGCAGCAAGGGTCGCCCAGATGCTGGAGTTCTTCGGCGTCGCAAGTCTCGGCGAAGTGGAGCGCAGCATCGACGTCTCGGTACGGCGCCGCGATCTGACGAGGAACATTGCGGAAACAGAGCACGAGCTTCTCCAGATAACCGGCGCAGCCGCCATGTCAGAAGTCGAGGAACTTGCGGTCGGAGCCGACAGGCCGGCGCTGGCGGAAGAGCTCGCCAGACTCACGCCTGTTCTCGACGACCAGGATGCCAGGTGCCGCGAGGTCTTCCACAACCGATCGAAGGCCCAGGACGCGTTGGATGCGATCGGCGGCGACGCGAAGGTGGCAGCATTGGAGGAACATCGACGGACAACGCTTCTTGAAATCGAGGAAAGCGCCCGTCGCTACATGGAGTTGCGCGCGGGCGTGGCCGCTGCGGAGCATGGCTTGAGGATTTATCGGGACCGTCATCGTAGTGGCATGATGGCTCGTGCATCCGATGCGTTCAGGACAATCAGTCGAGGAGCCTATCAGGGTGTCGCCGCCCAGCCCGGAAAGGACGGCGACGTCTTGATCGCCCTGTCAGCCTCCGGCGGATCGAAGGCGGCGAACGAGCTGTCGAAGGGGGCTCGATTCCAACTGTATCTGGCACTCCGCGTTGCCGGGTACCATGAGTTCGTCGCCAACCGGACGCCGACCCCTTTCATCGCCGACGACATCATGGAAACGTTCGACGACTTCCGTGCGGAAGAAGCATTCCGCCTCTTTGCCGACATGGGCATGCAGGGGCAGGTGATCTACCTTACCCACCACAGGCACTTGACGGAGATCGCCCGGAAGGTCTGCCCAAGCGTCCGGCTGTACGATCTCGAAGAGGTGGCGAGGACAGGAGGATTGCGCGTCGTTGCCGCAGAATAGAATGGAGCTCGAACGTTCCTTGTGGTGAACCGCAGCGTTCCGCCCGCCCCGCGGAGTTGGCCGAACGCATCCAGGGAAAACGCGATCGCGTTCGCCACAACGTGCTGGCGGCGGGCCTTGCCGTTCCGCCGTGAGCAGCTTTCCCTGAAGCCAGCCCGTACGATCACCGCTTTGCCTTTCGTGCGGGAGATAGGCGCACATCCGCCGCATTCATCGCGGCCTGAAGGAATGTCACGCGCGCATATGTTCCCATTTTCGTTCTCGGCGTCAAAGTCCCCTTTAGAATCCTGTAGGCGCCCTTGGGACAGGGCGCTTTTTGAGGAAGCCGCTACGGGATCGCCAGCGGTATCCTTCAGCGCGGCGGGCGAACAGCAGCTACAATACGAGACGTTCCTGACTTCCTCCGGAAGATGCGGGTTCGACTTCCGCCACAGGCGACTTCGCACAATGATGTAGCGGCCATCCGGCTTCTCAAGAACGGTTCCTTCACCTGTGCCCTCGGGCTTCCGCTTTCGTCAGCCTGAAGAAGAACCGTCTCGGGTCGCGCTCGACGACCATCATCCCGGCGACCTGGTTGCCGTCGATCCTGCGGAAGTAGTCCGTGATCGGCTGCCGGTCGTAGACCATCGCCGCGGTCATCACGTTGTCGTCCTCCCGCATCTGCAACGACGCCGTCGTGCCCCCGGCACGAACCCTTGTCCGGATGCCTTCGCAGGCATGCAGCAAAACATTGATTACGAGTTCGCGACCGTCCCTGCTTATGCCGAACCCATGCGGCCGTTCTACCGCCAAACCCAGTGCAACCAATCGCTCGCCGATCAATTGGGGGATGACCTCCGTAGGTACTCGGCCGACTTTCGATTTCCGCCTCATGCTTCATCGCCGCCATGTCTCGGCGCCTCCTCATGACCCTGCCGTTGCGACCACCTCGACTACTATTAAAAGTCGGTCGCTATTGCGAAATGATCGGATCCACGCAGATCACAGGCTCTCACCGCCCGGCCGTCGAGGAGCGCCGGAGCATGGCAGGGAAGGCGCGCGGAACATCGCTCGCTCGCTCGCCTAGACCGCCAGATGGTCGATAGCAGCGTCCGCAACGGCGGTATCGTCGTAGGTTCGTCCGAGTCCTTCACTGAGGATCGCAATTCTCAGTTCACACCAGGGGTTTCGACAAGATCGTCGAAGCCGTCGCCACTCGTGCACCCCGCAGCCGGGAAGGGGGTTTCTTGCATTCGAACGGCTTGAGTTCGCAGTCCGCGAATTCGGCAGCGACCTTTCCCTGCTCGAAGCTGGTGTTGTAGTCCCATGCAATAGATCACCGCCCGGCCTTCCGCAGCCGCCTCGTCTGCGACCTTCTTCACGGCGCGACCACGCGCTCCCGCTCGGCTGCGTTGCGCTTGTCCGCCTCGACCTGTCGCTCGAAGCCGCGCGCGATCGCTTCGACCAGCTTTGGCGGCACCCTGCGTGCCTCGATCGCATTGGAGCATGCACCGTTAATATTGCACTTCAAGTGGACGGGCAGGAGGTCAGGAGGTCCACACGCACGGTGCCCCGGTTGAAGCGACCAGTCTTCCCCACCTGGGGAATGCCAGCGGACGACAGCAGCCTCCCTTGGCACCGCCGGTGATCCGAACGTCCCGAAAACGGCGTTGGTGTTTCGATCCGGAGTGACGTCGTATTCGGTAGCGGGATTAATCGGAATCTTGGAGATGACCGTGACTTCCAAGCCCTCGTGGGCCGCGGTCGCGGGTATGGCCAGATCCGTGACGGCCGCATGGTACTCCGGCCAGCCGAGATGCTTAGTAACGATTTCTGCGCCTCTGCGTCACGCCGAGGCTAGGCTGACCATGGTCCATCTATTCATCAGCAACGAACTTGCCGACGCGCCCACTATCCATAAGCCATTTGATATCCTGACCAGCGATATCGTCGCAACTGAAGTCGCTTCGACCTGAAGAAACAAACTCAACCTGCTGCCCCGACAGCGCTATTCCTTCGTAGGTATCCAGCGGATTTTTCGAGCAGGCCTTCAAGAATGACGCGAGGTTGGGAGAAATTTCCTCAGCCCACTCCAGCATGAGATGCCGCGTTGACGTGGGGGCCGTCCCGTAAGGCCAGTGCTGTTTCAGGAAAAGACATGGCTGACAATCGTCGTACGGAGGCGGCTCTCGCCGACCGGCATGAAATAGCACGAAACCTTCTGGATCGATCGACCAATTTCCTGCCGTCAGCATCATCCTGACGCAGGCCGATGCACAAACGGAATTGGCTGGCACCAGCAAAGGTAGGCCAATAGTTCGTAGAACAAGGCCGCCGGCTGTCGCGGCAAATCCGTACCCTCCAGGTCCCCAGATAAGCACACGCGACAAATGGTGAGAGCGCTCGCGGTAAGCAATCGCGATACGAACGGGCGTGGCATAATCGATGCCTCCATCCACGACGAGATCATCCGGATTTGCCTGGGTAAGCGCCTTAAACTTCCGGTGCTGTACAACGACCCGATGATGGGTTTCGCAATAATGATCAACAACAAACCATGAGACCACCACAATAAAAAGGCCGCCACATAACCAGATGCCTGCGGAAAGAAGATTTAATACCAAGCGTCGCAACTGCCATCTCCTTAATGAAATGGCGCCGCTCTACCGCGCACAGTTAAATGAAGTGTTGACGTGAGAACCGGGTGAAGGTCCTCCCACTCGGAATTCGGCTGATGGCTTTCAGCCGGTAGGTTCGGCAGCAATAATAGTAGCCTACCGGGAGACAAAAAATGACAGAAACGCTCAGCAACGAATTGGTCCCGCGCCGAATTGCGATGAACCGGATTGCTGGCAACGGGACTTTTCATCTGGTTTTCGTGATCGGCACGTTCGCGGCCTTGGTCGAAAAGGTTTTGAACAGCAGCACAGACTCACCTCTAATCGCCCTGGCGACCCTGATCCTCCTTTGTGTAGCTTGTTTCCTGTGTTTAGCGGGCCTTGTCGAATTCCGCGCGGCAGTGGCTGCTGGCCGAGGCAATTACATTCGCCCGGCGAGAACCGTTCTGGTTGGTTTCGCGATGGTAGCAGTGCATATTTTTGCTAAGGCGTCCTACTGCTGCGCTCCCCTCGGCTACCGATAATCTTGTGCGCCATTCAGTTCGGCTTTTGGCAAACGCGGCGGGCCTCGGGACCGCCGCGACGGCCTGCGCCGCGTCCCCCCGCGGGGAGGTCAGCCGAGTGAGGATCGGTAGGCGTCCAGGACCCGCGGAGATGGAAGCCTAGGGGTCGCGGATCGCAGTTGGCAAGAATTCAGCACGAGGTATAGCAGTGCCTTCTCACGTTGGAATCGCAAGCAAGCAAGTCTACCGTGCGTTAGGGTCGAATCAATTCAAGCGCTCGCACGATGTTCTTTCGAGTATTTTCCGCCGCTATTCCAGCCGACGCGAGAGACTGCGCCTACCTGATGGTGGACAACTGGGATGACTGGTTCTCGTTCCGGACCATGTTCACAGTCCTTGTCATCGATGAAACCGGCGTTC contains the following coding sequences:
- a CDS encoding DUF4334 domain-containing protein — encoded protein: MRRKSKVGRVPTEVIPQLIGERLVALGLAVERPHGFGISRDGRELVINVLLHACEGIRTRVRAGGTTASLQMREDDNVMTAAMVYDRQPITDYFRRIDGNQVAGMMVVERDPRRFFFRLTKAEARGHR
- a CDS encoding AAA family ATPase codes for the protein MRINRLDLARYGKFTDGVLDFGSRPVGSPDLHIIYGPNEAGKSTTFDAIVDLIFGIGGSSKYGFLHPYPTMRIGADINVAGRDREFVRIKRPQNSLLDGMERILPDADIRADLGGIDRDAFTTMFSLDDDTLEKGGEGIVASKGNLGELLFSASAGLSDLSRQLTAIRAEADGFYKYRAKSGALGELKTRLAELKQKRDALDLQASDYQRLVIERDRLARLYDEAIDARAGTQRRIDEIRRILNALPAMARLRTLKDHLTSLEVVPEPPEAWRQEISELKGKEIELRVKLQDVSRSIASVEEEISGIAVDPLALAAAAQVEELSELRARYVTAGKDIPKLSARAAELSIESILLQLGRPSEQSPKRLVLDAPTVGSLRALIGSKSGVDATRLAAQRELARVESALAQESEAGVDADLLIPPERAKALEALQTTIKVAPKSDQEMALRSLSRRRDAASAALSEVLAGLHPWRGTAEELASLARPLASRLEGWKSSFSSVDEQQRASRAELERLEPETRRLDAEIEVLREQAGNIDEATAAGSRAAREKAWTAHRQLLDAASAEAFEAAMRADDQIVAQRLIHFAEMSRLNQLLQRRAVVEADIQSHQKILGTAASRMEALRSEIEQSFGEMASGGPPVYDPWELEEWLRMRDAALKAKGELAAIEQEIAEVRDQVEHAKRLLAEALTNAKITFHPNADIAALVSVAEEAVDAYQNAASAVANVERLRNDIAERKRILQQADDTAKAWLAEWEAVCGACWLRELGPVPNVGAVAEILSVLERLSSAVGEREGLIDRVQKMEKDRAVFESRVRELSDALGLSPDETPFALFQAISDKARTAGLNLDRREKLQRDLADIRREEHDLNVAHELLAARVAQMLEFFGVASLGEVERSIDVSVRRRDLTRNIAETEHELLQITGAAAMSEVEELAVGADRPALAEELARLTPVLDDQDARCREVFHNRSKAQDALDAIGGDAKVAALEEHRRTTLLEIEESARRYMELRAGVAAAEHGLRIYRDRHRSGMMARASDAFRTISRGAYQGVAAQPGKDGDVLIALSASGGSKAANELSKGARFQLYLALRVAGYHEFVANRTPTPFIADDIMETFDDFRAEEAFRLFADMGMQGQVIYLTHHRHLTEIARKVCPSVRLYDLEEVARTGGLRVVAAE